The DNA sequence CGCTCCGGGCGCTTTACAACAACCTGAAGGTGGCGGAGCCGACACCAGCGCGGGGGGCCGACCCGAAGGAACCTCGCCCCCAGTACGCGGTCGCCGGCGACTCGCGGCTGCGACTGGCCCTCACGATCGACGCGGCCGTCAAGCGCGTGCGGCCGGATGGATGGCGCGGAGTCCAGGCGCGCGAGCAAGTCATCAAGGCTGCCTTGTACGAGATCCTGCACGACAAGGCGGAGGTGGAGCGTATCTTCGTGCTCATCAAGGCGCAAGGCGAGTACTGATGCGGTCGCGAATCATGCTCGGCGACATTGCGGTGGACGTGTTCCTGAAGGACATCAAGAACGTCCACCTTGGCGTCTATCCCCCAGCGGGTCGGGTGCGCATTTCGGCTCCCAAACGCATGAGCATCGACACCCTTCGCGTGTTCGCCATTTCGAAGCTGGATTGGATAAGACGACAGCAGACGAGGCTCAGGGCACAAGAGCGCGAGACGCCTCGCGACTATCTCGACAGGGAGAGCCACTACGTGTGGGGGAAGCGCTACCTGCTCGCGGTTTCCGAGATCGATGAGCCCCCCGGCATCGAGCTGAAGCACAGCCGCATGCTCCTACGGGTGCGACCGCGGACATCTGCGGCCCATCGGGAAGCCCTCGTTGATCAGTGGTACCGGGAGCAGGTCAAGGCGGCCGTGCCGCCGCTGCTGGGCCGATGGGCGTCGCGGCTCGGCGTGCGGGTGGAGCGGTTCTACGTACAGCGAATGAGGACCAAGTGGGGGAGCTGCAACCGAAGGGCGCGGACGATCCGCCTCAACACGGAGCTCGCCAAGAAGCCGCGCGAATGCCTCGAGTACGTCGTGGTGCACGAGCTCGTCCACCTGCTAGAACGTCACCACAACGACCGATTCCGCGCCTGCATGGACCAGTTTCTACCGCAGTGGCGCCTTCATCGGGATGAACTGAATCGTCGGCCATTGGCGAATGAGGAGTGGATGTACTGAAACGATTGAGTGCATGACCCGAGTGTCCGGCAGCACTCGGATGCGGCGAGCGAAGGCAGGTGCGAGTCAGACGCGGGCGGCCGGAAAGCCGATTGGCAAGCGCCGAGTCTAAGACGAGGAACGACACCTCATAGCGAAATGTAGCCCCTGGTAATCCAGCACCTTGAGATCATATCCCGGGAAACCCTGGTTACGT is a window from the Terriglobia bacterium genome containing:
- a CDS encoding M48 family metallopeptidase, whose protein sequence is MRSRIMLGDIAVDVFLKDIKNVHLGVYPPAGRVRISAPKRMSIDTLRVFAISKLDWIRRQQTRLRAQERETPRDYLDRESHYVWGKRYLLAVSEIDEPPGIELKHSRMLLRVRPRTSAAHREALVDQWYREQVKAAVPPLLGRWASRLGVRVERFYVQRMRTKWGSCNRRARTIRLNTELAKKPRECLEYVVVHELVHLLERHHNDRFRACMDQFLPQWRLHRDELNRRPLANEEWMY